One genomic segment of Hevea brasiliensis isolate MT/VB/25A 57/8 chromosome 3, ASM3005281v1, whole genome shotgun sequence includes these proteins:
- the LOC110649315 gene encoding beta-glucuronosyltransferase GlcAT14C has protein sequence MKMKAYSLDPRRWLMPLIILAVPSLLLILTIAYSKSPILAGHSSNQPKSSFTHRNFGAQFGLPKLPRFAYLISGTKGDNARVKRLLQAVYHPRNYYLLHLDLEASDAERLELAKYVKSEGVIGVFGNVMVIGKADLVTYKGPTMIASTLHAIAILLKQAGDWDWFVNLSASDYPLTRQDDILHIFSYLPRDLNFLEHTSTIGWKEHQRARPIIIDPGLYHSKKSGVFWAKEKRSLPASFKLFMGSEWVVLTRSFLEFCVWGWDNLPRTLLMYYTNFLSSPEGYFHTVVCNHKDYQNTTVNHDLHYIKWDNPPKHRPISLALEHFEDMVESGAPFAREFAKDDPVLNKIDEKLLRRSVGRFTPGGWCVGTTILGKDPCVAYGSPNAVKPTVSSKRLEKLILALLDSETFRSKQCK, from the exons ATGAAGATGAAAGCCTACTCTCTGGATCCAAGAAGATGGCTAATGCCATTAATCATACTCGCCGTACCCTCTCTCTTACTTATTCTTACGATTGCCTACTCTAAATCACCTATCCTCGCTGGTCATTCTTCGAATCAACCGAAATCTAGCTTTACTCATCGGAATTTCGGTGCCCAATTTGGGCTTCCGAAACTGCCGAGATTCGCGTACTTGATTTCCGGCACCAAAGGCGACAATGCTCGAGTGAAGCGACTTCTTCAGGCGGTGTATCATCCGAGAAATTATTATCTGCTGCATCTCGATCTTGAAGCATCGGATGCTGAGAGGCTGGAGCTTGCGAAGTATGTGAAATCGGAGGGTGTGATTGGGGTGTTTGGGAATGTGATGGTGATTGGTAAGGCCGATTTAGTGACTTATAAAGGACCAACTATGATTGCTAGCACGCTTCATGCGATTGCGATTTTGTTGAAGCAGGCCGGCGATTGGGATTGGTTTGTTAATTTGAGCGCGTCGGATTATCCTCTAACGCGTCAAGATG ATATCTTGCATATTTTCTCATACTTGCCTAGGGATCTGAATTTCCTTGAGCACACAAGTACTATTGGTTGGAAAGA GCATCAAAGAGCAAGGCCTATAATTATAGATCCAGGATTATATCATTCTAAGAAATCCGGTGTATTTTGGGCCAAGGAGAAAAGGTCCTTGCCTGCTTCTTTCAAGCTATTTATGG GATCTGAATGGGTTGTGCTGACAAGGTCATTCCTTGAATTCTGTGTTTGGGGATGGGATAATCTTCCCCGCACTCTCCTCATGTATTATACAAATTTCTTGTCATCTCCAGAGGGTTACTTCCATACTGTAGTATGCAACCACAAGGATTATCAAAATACTACCGTAAATCATGACTTGCATTACATAAAGTGGGATAACCCTCCAAAGCACCGTCCAATATCACTAGCTTTGGAGCATTTTGAAGACATGGTTGAAAGTGGTGCCCCTTTTGCTCGAGAATTTGCTAAGGATGATCCAGTTCTCAACAAAATTGATGAAAAACTCTTGAGGAGATCAGTTGGAAGGTTTACTCCAGGGGGTTGGTGTGTGGGAACTACTATATTAGGCAAAGATCCTTGTGTTGCCTATGGGAGTCCAAATGCTGTCAAACCAACTGTAAGTTCTAAGCGGCTTGAAAAACTAATATTGGCACTTCTTGATTCTGAAACTTTTAGATCTAAACAGTGTAAATAA